A window from Mycolicibacterium tokaiense encodes these proteins:
- a CDS encoding MFS transporter — protein MVDTLTRHRQPTDPAMSAVSSRGRLWLLIVACLDVSIVVSSMIALNTALGDIAVSTSATQTQLTWVVDGYTLALACLLLPAGAIGDRYGRRGALLIGLAIFGLASAAPLVFDSPLQLIIARAAAGAGAAFIMPATLSLLTAAYPKDLRSRAVGIWAGVVGSGAVVGFLGSGLLLRHWEWQSIFWAFTAASAVLLVLTCTVPSSKDPAAAPLDWAGAALVAAALAIFVFGIVEAPVRGWTDPLVGGCLAAGLGLAAAFATLELRRRHPLLDVRLFGDAHFATGAAGITLLFFANFGFFFVVIQYIQLVMGYSALATAMALVPLMGPVLLLSVTNGWYIPKIGLRVALVTGLVLIAAGLLCMCLLHLDSSYWDLAWPLIIMSTGIGLCTAPMTSAIMTSTPDEKQGVASAVNDTTREVGAAVGIAIAGSLLAARYDDAIAPALAGLPEQARDPAQSSLAEALQVAGQLGPAGPALADTAQSAFLQAMDSSLVAMALVLLVAAVLAGLWAPGRDDRQLRFVRALRARRAPGRHRA, from the coding sequence ATGGTCGACACCCTCACCCGGCATCGCCAGCCTACCGACCCGGCGATGTCAGCAGTATCGTCACGAGGCCGTCTCTGGCTGCTCATCGTCGCCTGCCTGGACGTGAGCATCGTCGTCTCGTCGATGATCGCGCTCAACACCGCACTCGGCGACATCGCGGTCAGCACCTCTGCCACCCAGACCCAGCTCACCTGGGTGGTGGATGGTTACACCCTGGCCCTGGCCTGCCTACTGCTGCCTGCCGGGGCGATCGGCGACCGCTACGGGCGCCGGGGTGCGCTGCTGATCGGGCTGGCGATCTTCGGCCTGGCCTCGGCCGCTCCCCTGGTCTTCGACAGCCCGCTGCAGCTGATCATCGCCCGCGCGGCCGCCGGGGCCGGCGCGGCGTTCATCATGCCGGCCACCTTGTCGCTGCTGACCGCGGCGTATCCGAAGGACCTGCGCAGCCGGGCCGTGGGCATCTGGGCAGGAGTGGTGGGCTCGGGCGCCGTGGTGGGCTTCCTGGGCTCCGGGCTGCTGCTGCGGCACTGGGAGTGGCAGTCGATCTTCTGGGCGTTCACCGCCGCCAGCGCGGTGCTGTTGGTACTGACCTGCACCGTGCCGTCGTCGAAAGACCCGGCGGCCGCACCTCTGGACTGGGCGGGTGCGGCGCTGGTCGCCGCGGCGCTGGCGATCTTTGTCTTCGGCATCGTCGAGGCACCCGTGCGCGGGTGGACCGATCCGCTGGTGGGCGGATGCCTGGCGGCGGGCCTGGGTCTGGCGGCGGCCTTCGCGACCCTCGAGTTGCGTCGCCGGCACCCCCTCCTGGACGTGCGGCTGTTCGGCGACGCGCACTTCGCCACCGGTGCAGCCGGGATCACCCTGCTGTTCTTCGCCAACTTCGGCTTCTTCTTCGTCGTCATCCAGTACATCCAGCTGGTGATGGGCTACAGCGCGCTGGCGACGGCGATGGCCCTGGTGCCGTTGATGGGTCCGGTGCTGCTGCTGAGCGTCACCAACGGCTGGTACATCCCGAAGATCGGGCTGCGGGTCGCCCTGGTCACCGGACTGGTGCTCATCGCGGCGGGCCTGCTGTGCATGTGCCTCCTGCATCTCGACTCGTCCTACTGGGACCTGGCCTGGCCGTTGATCATCATGAGCACCGGCATCGGATTGTGCACAGCCCCCATGACATCGGCGATCATGACGTCGACGCCCGACGAGAAGCAGGGCGTGGCCTCAGCGGTCAACGACACCACCCGCGAGGTGGGGGCCGCGGTGGGCATCGCGATCGCCGGCTCGCTGCTGGCCGCGCGGTACGACGACGCCATCGCACCCGCGCTCGCCGGGCTTCCCGAGCAGGCCCGCGACCCGGCCCAGAGCTCGCTGGCCGAGGCGCTGCAGGTGGCCGGGCAGCTGGGTCCGGCCGGCCCGGCGCTGGCCGACACGGCGCAGTCGGCTTTTCTGCAGGCCATGGATTCCTCACTGGTCGCGATGGCCCTGGTACTGCTGGT
- a CDS encoding TetR/AcrR family transcriptional regulator, which produces MTSGRTDPRPARSRARLLESATALLRTGGPSAVTVDAVLRGANVARATLYRHFPSGNDLVAAAFHALIPPAPTPPDQGSLRDRLIALVQAQAQLIADAPISLTAMSWLSLGGDMAHYPSSTDSAEVQTLRQRVAEQYAAPFEAILRSPDAVAELGEVDRAEAAALLLGPIALAKLSTLPDVDYDRLAVLAVDGYLATHRVVSAGSTGSAGA; this is translated from the coding sequence ATGACCTCCGGGCGCACCGACCCCAGGCCGGCGCGCTCGCGTGCCCGGCTGCTGGAGTCCGCCACCGCACTGCTGCGCACCGGCGGCCCCAGCGCCGTCACCGTCGACGCGGTGCTGCGCGGCGCCAACGTCGCCCGCGCCACGCTCTACCGGCATTTTCCCAGCGGTAACGACCTGGTGGCCGCCGCGTTCCACGCCCTCATCCCGCCGGCCCCGACGCCGCCGGACCAGGGTTCACTGCGGGACCGGTTGATCGCCCTGGTGCAGGCACAGGCCCAGCTGATCGCCGACGCGCCCATCAGCCTGACCGCCATGTCGTGGCTGTCGCTGGGTGGCGACATGGCGCACTATCCGTCATCCACCGACAGCGCCGAAGTGCAGACGCTGCGCCAGCGGGTCGCCGAGCAGTACGCCGCGCCCTTCGAGGCCATCCTGCGCAGCCCGGACGCGGTGGCCGAGCTGGGGGAGGTGGACCGCGCGGAGGCCGCGGCGCTGCTGCTGGGCCCCATCGCCCTCGCCAAGCTCAGCACCCTGCCCGACGTGGACTATGACCGGCTGGCCGTGCTGGCCGTCGATGGCTACCTGGCCACCCACCGGGTCGTCAGCGCAGGGAGTACCGGATCGGCAGGTGCTTGA